Proteins encoded within one genomic window of Callithrix jacchus isolate 240 chromosome 11, calJac240_pri, whole genome shotgun sequence:
- the ZNF786 gene encoding zinc finger protein 786 — translation MTEPLRLPLTFEDVAIYFSEQEWQDLQAWQKELYKRVMRSNYETLISLDDGLPKPELIAWIEQGEEPFRNWRESQKSGNIICSSVDLHLEIGFEEQLFWGSQQAVNSEKTKSHLQLGPLESQCSFGSLLGEREAVSFRPDQGITLGSPQRHDARAPPPLACGPSASAQKEGIPGPRNLDLPGLWDVPAWESTQYPCPVCRESCWENNHLVMNQRGHSKDRLPRAWEKLNKRAETQLPRSCLWGQKHFRCGACGKSFRRKPYLLRHLAAHTGRGPFQSADSEMCFRRERAYPSNCLRQKPGQCTLCSKLSLPVDSTQACRCQHSREGLASWREGGGASSSMHSGQKPGSRLAREGSGHQEGDTEALQHGAEGPCSCPACGERSPTSARLASRCRAHTGEKPFQCPHCPRRFRLRRLLQGHQHAHGGERPFSCRKCGKGFAKQCKLAEHVRVHSGEKPFWCAKCGRNFRQRGQLLRHQRLHTDEKPFQCPECGLSFRLESMLRAHRLRHGGERPFSCSECGRGFTHQCKLREHLRVHSGERPFQCPECDKCFRLKGILKAHQHTHSKERPFSCRECGKGFTRQSKLTEHLRVHSGERPFQCPECDRSFRLKGQLLSHQRLHTGERPFQCPECGKRYRVKADMKAHQLQHSGEMPFSCECGKGFVKHSKLIEHIRTHTGEKPFQCPKCDKSFRLKAQLLSHQGLHTGERPFHCPECDKNFRERGHMLRHQRIHRPERPFACGDCGKGFIYKSKLAEHIRVHTKSCPAPGELDIKKRLSQLFAMIEADWS, via the exons ATGATGGACTTCCAAAACCAGAACTAATAGCCTGGATTGAACAGGGGGAAGAGCCCTTCAGGAACTGGAGAGAATCACAGAAATCAGGAAACATAATTTGTTCCTCTGTTGATTTGCATTTAGAGATAGGTTTTGAGGAACAGCTGTTTTGGG GAAGCCAGCAGGCTGTGAATTCAGAGAAAACGAAAAGCCATTTACAGTTAGGTCCTCTTGAGAGCCAGTGTTCCTTTGGATCCCTTTTAGGAGAAAGGGAAGCTGTTTCCTTCAGGCCTGACCAAGGCATCACCCTTGGGAGCCCACAGAGACATGACGCTAGGGCTCCTCCACCACTGGCCTGTGGCCCCAGTGCATCGgcccaaaaagaaggaatcccaGGTCCCAGAAATCTGGATCTCCCTGGTTTGTGGGACGTCCCTGCTTGGGAGAGCACCCAGTACCCTTGTCCTGTCTGCCGGGAAAGCTGTTGGGAGAACAACCATTTAGTAATGAACCAGAGGGGCCACTCGAAGGACCGGCTACCTAGAGCCTGGGAGAAACTCAACAAGCGGGCAGAGACACAGCTGCCGCGGAGCTGCCTTTGGGGACAGAAGCATTTCCGGTGTGGCGCATGCGGTAAGAGCTTCCGCCGGAAGCCATATCTGCTGCGCCATCTGGCTGCCCACACCGGAAGGGGCCCCTTCCAGAGCGCCGACAGTGAAATGTGCTTCCGACGGGAGCGGGCCTATCCCAGCAACTGCCTCCGGCAGAAGCCTGGCCAGTGCACCCTGTGCAGCAAGCTCTCCCTCCCGGTAGACAGCACGCAGGCCTGCCGGTGCCAGCACAGCCGGGAGGGGCTGGCCTCCTGGAGAGAAGGCGGTGGGGCCTCCAGCAGTATGCACTCAGGACAGAAGCCAGGCTCACGCCTGGCCAGGGAAGGGAGTGGCCATCAGGAGGGGGACACGGAGGCCCTGCAGCATGGTGCGGAGGGGCCCTGCTCCTGCCCAGCATGTGGCGAGCGTTCCCCTACAAGTGCCAGACTCGCCAGCCGCTGCAGGGCGCACACAGGAGAAAAACCCTTCCAGTGCCCGCACTGCCCCCGGCGCTTCCGCCTGCGCCGCCTGCTGCAGGGCCACCAGCACGCGCACGGTGGGGAGAGACCGTTCTCCTGCAGGAAGTGTGGCAAGGGCTTCGCCAAGCAGTGTAAACTCGCGGAGCACGTTCGAGTCCACAGCGGGGAGAAGCCTTTCTGGTGTGCCAAGTGTGGCAGGAACTTCCGTCAGAGGGGACAGCTGCTGCGGCACCAGCGGCTGCACACGGACGAGAAGCCCTTTCAGTGCCCAGAATGTGGGCTGAGCTTCCGCCTGGAGAGCATGCTGAGAGCCCACCGGCTGCGGCACGGCGGGGAGAGGCCGTTCTCCTGCAGCGAGTGCGGCAGAGGCTTCACCCACCAGTGTAAGCTCCGCGAGCACCTGAGGGTGCACAGTGGGGAGAGGCCCTTCCAGTGCCCGGAGTGCGACAAGTGCTTCCGCCTGAAGGGCATCCTGAAGGCCCACCAGCACACGCACAGCAAGGAGAGGCCGTTCTCGTGCCGGGAGTGCGGCAAGGGCTTCACCAGACAGTCCAAGCTCACGGAGCACTTGCGTGTGCACAGCGGGGAGAGGCCCTTCCAGTGCCCAGAGTGCGACAGGAGCTTCCGCCTGAAGGGACAGCTGCTCAGCCACCAGCGCCTGCACACGGGGGAGAGACCCTTCCAGTGTCCGGAGTGTGGCAAGCGCTATCGCGTGAAGGCCGACATGAAGGCCCACCAGCTGCAGCACAGCGGGGAGATGCCGTTCTCCTGTGAGTGCGGCAAGGGCTTCGTGAAACACTCGAAGCTCATTGAGCACATCAGGacacacacaggagagaaaccttttCAATGTCCCAAGTGTGACAAGAGTTTCCGCTTGAAGGCGCAGCTGCTCAGTCATCAGGGCCTGCACACAGGGGAGAGGCCTTTCCACTGTCCTGAGTGTGACAAGAACTTCCGGGAAAGGGGACACATGCTGAGGCACCAGCGCATCCACAGGCCCGAGAGGCCCTTTGCCTGTGGCGACTGTGGGAAGGGCTTCATTTATAAATCTAAGCTTGCAGAACACATCAGAGTGCACACAAAATCTTGTCCTGCTCCAGGTGAGCTGGATATTAAGAAAAGGCTCAGCCAACTGTTTGCAATGATAGAGGCCGATTGGAGTTGA